From one Butyricimonas faecihominis genomic stretch:
- a CDS encoding 4Fe-4S binding protein: MLLQLGVIAVIAGFILKVFFGGAPADVEAYCPFGGLQSLVTYLNSNTLACSMSIVQIMMGVTLAIGVILFSKLFCGYLCPLGTVTEWMAVLRKKMKININITTGSIVDKILRAIKYILLFWIFYMTISSSELFCKNFDPYYAIATGFKGELTAWMALISIVCLFLGNLFINMFWCKYICPLGALSNVFKFTLTFLGLLILSLILGYFGLPMQWYWLLGASCVIGYIFEIVYHESKVFPLLHITRDDEKCNHCGLCSKKCPQQIDVANLKVVKDIDCTLCGECMGSCNKNALQINRKPAFRWLPAILVVVLFFVGLWMGTHWELPTIDERWGDPAKLEHLESFERDGMRTVKCFGSSKAFAARMKNVPGVYGVTTYVNRFAVVVYYDPSETSKEKVENAMFTPVKRKLNTPPAGVKQVKIVTLGVEKLFDQMDVTFLGNIIREKEGFYGIQTEYDCPVRVKLFMDINKPIDKKELRSIVETREFEMPVHGGGVKKIECDYELVNISNQVDTIGRQAFLEMMFPATKSRFQIALKKYGEDAATAVYEMPYPGLDKPLVQRQVPYLGSFLSTQDGVMEFATALNGDIPVIRITYVKEVLDDDKIWEILQTPKWKIHYTNGTTKEIDATLTFKTPGKTVE, translated from the coding sequence ATGTTACTGCAATTGGGTGTAATTGCAGTCATTGCCGGATTCATTCTGAAAGTATTTTTCGGGGGTGCGCCAGCCGACGTCGAGGCCTACTGCCCGTTCGGGGGACTGCAATCTCTCGTAACCTACTTGAATTCAAACACACTGGCATGTAGCATGTCGATCGTACAGATCATGATGGGGGTAACCCTAGCAATCGGTGTTATTCTTTTCAGTAAACTGTTCTGCGGTTACCTCTGTCCCTTGGGCACGGTAACAGAATGGATGGCCGTTTTGCGCAAAAAGATGAAGATAAACATCAACATCACCACAGGTTCGATTGTCGACAAAATCTTAAGAGCGATCAAGTATATCCTGTTATTCTGGATATTCTACATGACGATCTCAAGCAGCGAACTATTCTGTAAGAACTTTGACCCGTACTATGCTATCGCAACCGGATTCAAAGGCGAACTTACCGCATGGATGGCGTTGATTTCCATCGTCTGCCTATTCCTAGGTAACTTATTCATCAATATGTTCTGGTGTAAATACATCTGCCCGCTCGGAGCGTTGAGCAACGTGTTCAAATTCACGCTCACGTTCCTAGGCTTATTGATACTTTCATTAATTCTAGGCTATTTCGGCCTACCGATGCAATGGTATTGGTTACTCGGTGCAAGCTGCGTGATCGGTTATATCTTCGAAATTGTGTACCACGAAAGCAAGGTATTCCCGTTACTCCACATTACTCGGGATGACGAGAAATGTAACCATTGCGGTTTGTGTAGCAAAAAATGCCCACAACAAATTGACGTGGCGAACCTGAAAGTCGTGAAAGACATCGATTGTACCTTATGTGGTGAATGTATGGGATCATGTAATAAAAATGCTTTACAGATAAACCGTAAACCGGCATTCCGATGGTTACCCGCAATTCTAGTCGTTGTTCTCTTCTTCGTCGGGCTGTGGATGGGTACCCATTGGGAATTGCCGACCATAGATGAACGTTGGGGAGACCCGGCAAAATTGGAACACTTGGAATCCTTCGAACGCGACGGCATGAGAACCGTGAAATGTTTCGGCAGCTCCAAAGCATTTGCCGCACGAATGAAAAACGTCCCGGGAGTTTACGGGGTAACGACCTACGTGAATCGATTCGCCGTCGTGGTTTATTATGATCCGAGTGAAACGAGTAAAGAAAAAGTAGAGAACGCCATGTTTACCCCGGTAAAACGGAAACTGAATACTCCTCCTGCCGGAGTGAAACAAGTAAAAATAGTCACCTTGGGTGTTGAAAAACTATTTGACCAAATGGACGTGACGTTCCTAGGAAACATCATCCGTGAAAAAGAAGGTTTCTATGGAATACAAACCGAATACGACTGCCCGGTAAGAGTGAAATTATTCATGGACATCAATAAACCAATCGACAAAAAAGAATTAAGAAGTATCGTCGAAACCCGTGAATTCGAGATGCCGGTGCATGGTGGTGGAGTTAAGAAGATCGAATGTGACTACGAACTGGTAAACATCTCGAATCAAGTGGACACGATCGGTCGTCAGGCATTCCTTGAAATGATGTTCCCGGCAACCAAATCTCGTTTTCAAATTGCCTTGAAGAAATACGGGGAAGACGCTGCCACGGCAGTTTACGAGATGCCCTATCCGGGATTGGATAAACCGTTAGTTCAGCGCCAAGTACCCTATTTGGGAAGCTTCCTTTCCACGCAAGATGGAGTGATGGAATTCGCCACGGCTCTGAACGGTGACATTCCGGTTATCCGGATCACATACGTGAAAGAGGTTCTGGACGATGATAAAATCTGGGAAATTCTTCAAACCCCGAAATGGAAAATCCATTACACGAACGGGACAACCAAAGAAATTGATGCTACTCTAACCTTTAAAACACCGGGTAAAACCGTTGAATAA
- a CDS encoding DUF6850 family outer membrane beta-barrel protein, translating into MKFKKIYTLGLGLLIAGMSAVNAQTQDNEKIFYRMDRVKANNPWTKSLNYAGLTFNENQDFTIVEIDFQYGKGSFRNVNAPTASNKTNLQTESFRRLNKVFFYGKFSFDYMNRLKMGWCNVINPYRSPIFFADSMPGRQTMETYILEGGIGYMIGKHWSIGAKIDYLTASNAKKKDARNKNTYMNLKVYPGVVYRSKYLNLGLNFIYQKETENIDIRTIGTGRTPELLSVEGLWFYTSEQVSSTVSIIRDIRDEALGGAAQVEFHTHRTRFFNQFSMLEKKQEIFKANYNKERGGEMKQRAYNYTGAFNVSGEKYSHYINLQANFSNMLGYENIQQKEVINQNSTWTQFGKKNKSSIESSVYDVNYNLFRNRTAYNSCWNAQIGAKGFYAEREYRLYPAKFQQILRNTEGYLSFEKNFLFKKGMLDCGINGAYTIGGGTMLKMKQEAETGLPNIDAYPQRKDLLEQEFEYITSDKIAGGVNVRYTYFLNKEKGMNLYAIGNVNYKKSTSGLYDGKDWTTLQATIGLSF; encoded by the coding sequence ATGAAATTCAAAAAAATATATACACTTGGTCTGGGTCTACTCATCGCCGGGATGTCGGCCGTAAATGCCCAAACCCAAGACAACGAGAAGATTTTTTACCGGATGGATCGGGTCAAAGCGAACAATCCTTGGACGAAGTCTTTAAACTACGCTGGATTAACGTTCAACGAAAATCAGGATTTCACCATCGTAGAAATCGACTTTCAATATGGAAAAGGTAGTTTTAGAAATGTGAATGCCCCCACGGCATCCAATAAAACAAACTTGCAAACAGAATCCTTCCGAAGATTGAATAAAGTATTCTTTTACGGGAAATTCAGTTTTGACTACATGAACCGCCTGAAAATGGGATGGTGTAACGTTATCAACCCGTATCGCTCTCCAATATTCTTTGCAGACAGCATGCCGGGACGTCAGACCATGGAAACTTACATTCTGGAAGGCGGCATCGGCTACATGATCGGAAAACACTGGAGCATCGGGGCTAAAATCGATTACCTGACCGCCAGTAACGCCAAGAAGAAAGACGCCCGTAACAAGAACACGTACATGAACTTGAAAGTATACCCGGGAGTAGTTTACCGATCCAAATATTTGAACTTGGGACTGAATTTCATTTATCAGAAGGAGACTGAAAACATTGATATCAGGACAATCGGAACAGGCCGGACACCGGAACTTCTTTCCGTCGAGGGATTGTGGTTCTACACGTCAGAACAGGTGAGTTCAACCGTAAGCATCATCCGGGACATTCGGGATGAAGCGCTAGGAGGTGCCGCACAAGTGGAATTCCATACCCACCGGACCCGATTCTTTAACCAATTCTCCATGCTGGAAAAAAAGCAGGAGATTTTCAAAGCGAACTATAACAAAGAGCGCGGAGGTGAAATGAAACAACGTGCGTACAATTACACCGGAGCATTTAATGTCAGCGGAGAAAAGTACAGCCACTACATTAACCTGCAAGCCAATTTCTCAAATATGCTAGGCTACGAGAATATCCAGCAAAAAGAAGTCATAAACCAAAATAGCACTTGGACACAATTCGGAAAAAAGAATAAATCTTCCATCGAATCCTCCGTTTATGACGTAAACTATAACCTGTTTCGCAATCGCACCGCATATAACAGTTGCTGGAATGCACAAATTGGCGCCAAAGGCTTTTATGCAGAAAGAGAATACCGGCTATATCCAGCTAAATTCCAACAAATATTGAGAAACACCGAAGGTTATCTTTCATTCGAGAAGAATTTCCTTTTCAAAAAAGGGATGTTGGATTGCGGCATAAACGGGGCCTACACCATCGGGGGAGGCACGATGTTAAAAATGAAACAAGAAGCCGAAACCGGCTTGCCGAATATCGACGCATACCCGCAACGAAAAGATTTACTGGAACAGGAATTCGAGTATATCACATCGGATAAAATAGCCGGAGGAGTAAACGTTCGCTACACTTATTTCCTCAACAAGGAGAAAGGGATGAACCTGTACGCTATCGGTAATGTCAATTATAAAAAGTCCACCAGCGGCCTGTATGACGGTAAAGACTGGACAACGTTGCAAGCCACGATAGGACTATCATTCTAG
- a CDS encoding DUF4876 domain-containing protein: MKTYHILTLLVIFLFTGCLKEEKMSIGALIKVNMPEGFENTSPEGIDVKLYSTTSGLTYTSKCDASGIATFNVEYGFYEAVAQHRERGENTIDIFNGRMERIVLSEGTKDGDTYTINLTHAKLQQLIIKEIYYASCKKDDGKNYGKDAYMSIYNNSDEIAYLDSLCIGTVNPVTSTSPSNFTKPDGSLWDEIPLFMMAWQFPGTGTDYPLQPGEETIIALNAINHVDIASQSVDLSKVGFAFWDPLLTGASVPAPGVEPLKMIWRNSGNAFTISLTGPAMVIFKIPTSEAISAQAYAEDPGNIQQDPVKPSATMKFLMIHKDWVIDGVECVTSASKANKRIPNNIDAGFTYIPTSYLGNSVCRKVDEVVDGRTIYMDSNNSSEDFEVVPNTLKNR, encoded by the coding sequence ATGAAAACATATCATATACTTACGCTTCTGGTCATATTCCTTTTCACGGGATGTCTGAAAGAAGAAAAAATGAGTATCGGAGCCCTAATCAAGGTGAATATGCCGGAAGGTTTTGAAAACACCAGCCCGGAAGGGATTGACGTGAAATTATACAGCACGACATCAGGTCTGACCTACACGAGCAAATGTGATGCCTCTGGTATCGCCACGTTCAACGTGGAATACGGTTTTTACGAGGCTGTTGCCCAACACCGGGAAAGGGGAGAAAACACGATCGACATCTTTAACGGGAGAATGGAGCGAATTGTACTGAGTGAAGGGACAAAAGATGGGGATACTTACACGATAAACCTGACTCATGCCAAATTACAACAATTAATCATCAAAGAGATTTACTACGCCTCCTGTAAAAAAGATGATGGTAAAAATTATGGAAAAGATGCTTATATGTCAATCTACAACAATTCCGACGAGATCGCCTATCTGGACAGTCTTTGTATCGGAACCGTAAACCCTGTCACGAGTACCAGTCCCAGTAACTTCACCAAACCGGACGGAAGTTTATGGGATGAAATTCCGCTATTCATGATGGCATGGCAATTCCCCGGAACAGGCACAGACTACCCCTTACAACCCGGGGAAGAAACGATTATCGCACTTAATGCCATCAATCACGTGGATATTGCCTCGCAATCCGTGGATCTTTCCAAAGTTGGTTTTGCATTTTGGGACCCGCTGTTGACAGGAGCATCCGTTCCCGCACCGGGAGTTGAACCATTAAAAATGATATGGAGAAATAGTGGTAATGCATTTACCATCAGCTTGACAGGCCCGGCTATGGTCATTTTCAAAATTCCAACATCCGAAGCAATCAGCGCACAAGCCTATGCTGAAGATCCCGGAAATATTCAACAAGATCCGGTAAAACCTTCCGCAACAATGAAATTTTTGATGATTCACAAGGATTGGGTAATCGACGGTGTTGAATGCGTGACAAGTGCCAGTAAAGCAAATAAGCGAATCCCTAATAACATCGATGCAGGATTCACTTATATACCGACAAGTTACCTAGGGAATTCCGTTTGCCGAAAAGTGGATGAAGTTGTCGATGGCAGGACCATATACATGGACTCCAACAATTCCAGCGAGGATTTCGAAGTAGTTCCGAATACATTAAAAAACAGATAG
- a CDS encoding TonB-dependent receptor, whose product MSLKKLFFLSTVIFLIGHMNLFAQSEKVSLSGTIQDAKSGETLPFVVVNIKDLNLWTTSDINGKFSFKDVKKGEYTLTASCLGYKDYEMKINLSKNIEKYILKLEEQTLALKEVTVTATAGNKLNSSSSIKKAALEHVQASSIVDVMQLLPGSLTVNPNLNDISRLTIRDVTGKDATNAFGTAVIVDGARMSNDANMQMASTALSTQGISTSAGTGIDARQIAVDNIESIEVIRGIASAEYGDLNSGAVIVKTKAGKSPLEVRFKTDPKIKQVYAGKGFALGENKGFLNIDADYVQSQNDIRTPAKSYNRLTAQIGYSNVFNPQGRAFSLNAKFKGLTTLDKQKSDPDKQSEEKTKVENQEISLNIYGNWMINKAWLTSLKYTVAGSLGKQYNWDHEQHTTVGAANTNSMESGEHVAGFLPYEYYSDLKIEGKPVYAQAKLTANISGKYGIFYNNFMLGGEWSTKGNEGKGKSFDPNNPPTQNIRPRSFKDIPYINEYSGFVEDKVKIEMGKRSLELSAGSRFTKIDTKGADFDVIVDPRFNARLTLFENIWNKKGWQSLSIRAGWGIQHKMPTLAYLYPDPAYIDKASFSFKDDANDHKLAVITTNVFETDNDRLKIPKSNNFEIGVDFKVLNVNASLAYFKEKLTNGYNQAGYAVPYQYREYNYSSSLTNPEYVNGEVVENGTPVGYRTLQTFGVFQRPDNGITTDKWGIEYSLDFGKIDVIKTSILVDGAFFHTKSFDNSLKMSYESRYINNEPYPYVGLYVGGNTVGNGNLYQRLNTNLRLVTHIPQLRLVFTLGAQCVWMDKSKALSKYQGQCLAYMKDDDGNIVEGNVEKDKTYNKYINPVAYMDRDGAIHPFTETEANDPVFQHMIKSGKSTYFVEDSLDPYFMLNLRMTKEIGRFASLSFYANNFTNAKPWRYYKSSGSDFRVNSDISFGAEISLKF is encoded by the coding sequence ATGAGTTTGAAAAAATTGTTTTTTTTAAGCACGGTCATCTTTTTGATCGGGCATATGAACCTGTTTGCCCAATCTGAAAAGGTCAGCCTATCCGGAACGATACAAGACGCAAAATCCGGTGAAACACTACCCTTCGTCGTGGTCAATATCAAGGACTTAAATCTATGGACCACGTCTGACATTAACGGAAAGTTTTCTTTTAAAGACGTAAAAAAAGGAGAATATACTCTAACCGCATCCTGTCTCGGCTACAAAGATTATGAAATGAAAATTAATCTGAGTAAAAATATTGAAAAATACATCCTAAAATTAGAGGAACAAACCCTAGCTCTAAAAGAGGTCACCGTGACCGCTACAGCCGGGAACAAGTTAAACAGTTCTTCCTCTATTAAAAAAGCAGCATTGGAACACGTGCAGGCTTCCAGTATCGTGGACGTGATGCAATTGTTACCCGGCTCGCTGACCGTCAATCCAAACTTGAACGACATCTCGAGACTGACTATCCGTGACGTCACGGGGAAAGACGCCACCAATGCTTTCGGGACAGCCGTAATCGTTGACGGGGCAAGAATGTCAAATGACGCCAATATGCAAATGGCCTCCACGGCCCTATCAACCCAAGGAATAAGCACGTCGGCAGGAACCGGTATTGACGCCCGCCAGATAGCTGTCGATAACATCGAGTCTATCGAGGTAATCCGGGGAATCGCTTCTGCCGAATACGGGGACTTGAACTCGGGAGCCGTGATCGTTAAAACAAAGGCAGGAAAATCACCTTTGGAGGTTCGTTTCAAGACAGACCCAAAAATCAAACAGGTCTACGCCGGTAAAGGTTTTGCCTTGGGAGAAAATAAAGGATTTCTAAATATTGACGCTGATTACGTGCAATCACAGAATGACATTCGTACCCCGGCAAAGTCTTACAACCGATTGACCGCGCAAATCGGTTATTCCAACGTGTTCAACCCGCAGGGAAGAGCCTTTAGCCTAAACGCTAAATTTAAAGGTCTGACCACACTGGACAAACAAAAAAGTGACCCGGACAAGCAATCCGAAGAAAAGACAAAAGTTGAAAATCAGGAAATCAGCTTGAATATATACGGTAACTGGATGATAAACAAGGCGTGGCTAACCAGTCTGAAATACACCGTAGCCGGTTCCTTGGGAAAACAATATAACTGGGACCACGAACAACATACAACCGTCGGGGCCGCCAACACAAATTCCATGGAATCCGGGGAACACGTGGCAGGTTTCCTCCCCTACGAATATTACAGTGACTTGAAGATCGAAGGAAAACCCGTTTACGCACAAGCCAAATTAACGGCTAATATCTCCGGCAAATACGGGATTTTCTACAATAACTTCATGTTAGGTGGCGAGTGGAGTACGAAAGGAAATGAAGGTAAAGGGAAAAGTTTCGACCCGAACAACCCGCCGACTCAAAATATACGCCCCCGTTCATTCAAAGATATTCCCTATATCAATGAATACAGCGGCTTCGTTGAGGACAAAGTAAAAATTGAAATGGGTAAAAGATCATTAGAACTTTCTGCCGGAAGTCGGTTCACCAAAATTGACACCAAAGGAGCTGATTTTGACGTGATCGTAGACCCGCGTTTTAATGCCCGACTAACATTATTTGAAAATATCTGGAACAAGAAAGGCTGGCAAAGCCTGAGCATTCGTGCCGGATGGGGAATCCAGCATAAAATGCCGACACTTGCCTACTTGTACCCGGACCCGGCTTATATCGACAAAGCTAGTTTCTCATTCAAAGACGATGCCAATGACCATAAATTAGCCGTGATTACCACGAATGTGTTCGAAACGGACAACGATCGCCTGAAAATCCCGAAAAGTAACAACTTCGAGATCGGCGTGGACTTCAAGGTACTCAATGTCAATGCCAGCCTAGCCTACTTCAAGGAAAAATTGACCAATGGATACAATCAAGCCGGTTATGCAGTTCCTTACCAATACCGGGAATACAACTACAGTTCCAGCCTGACCAACCCGGAATACGTGAACGGGGAAGTCGTGGAAAACGGGACACCCGTGGGTTACCGCACCTTGCAAACGTTCGGGGTTTTCCAACGCCCGGACAACGGGATCACAACCGACAAATGGGGTATCGAATACTCCCTTGATTTCGGAAAGATCGACGTGATCAAAACATCGATTCTCGTGGACGGAGCATTTTTCCATACCAAATCATTCGACAATAGTCTTAAAATGAGTTATGAATCCCGATACATAAATAATGAACCTTATCCTTATGTTGGATTATACGTGGGCGGAAACACTGTCGGAAACGGGAATCTCTATCAACGTTTGAACACGAACCTACGTCTCGTAACCCACATCCCCCAATTGCGTCTTGTTTTCACGTTAGGAGCCCAATGCGTGTGGATGGATAAATCAAAAGCCTTATCCAAATACCAAGGACAATGTCTGGCCTACATGAAGGATGACGACGGAAACATCGTCGAAGGAAATGTGGAAAAAGACAAAACCTATAACAAGTATATTAATCCGGTAGCATACATGGACCGGGATGGAGCCATCCACCCGTTCACGGAAACGGAAGCAAACGATCCGGTATTCCAACACATGATCAAAAGCGGTAAATCCACCTATTTCGTGGAGGATTCCCTTGACCCGTACTTCATGTTGAATCTGCGCATGACGAAAGAAATCGGAAGGTTTGCCTCTCTTTCTTTCTATGCAAACAATTTCACGAACGCAAAACCTTGGAGATATTACAAATCCAGTGGTTCTGACTTTAGAGTAAACAGCGACATCAGCTTTGGTGCCGAAATCAGTCTGAAATTTTAA
- a CDS encoding Spy/CpxP family protein refolding chaperone, which translates to MKKINKKYLIYWVNIILLMLNTALLVFFCFTPEKTIYKNEDSTISNEFLRKELDFTDEQYKLINELDSIVLRRHQTVLKLLCQRRYQMLNELAKPNPSLEELNKIATSVGHLHKALKTQTARHLLNIKKVCTPEQSKKLEKMFIDLLEINKHCAECAEKCTDQEKCKRCPKFHHYKNIESDSLEINRDSIKNITK; encoded by the coding sequence ATGAAAAAGATAAATAAAAAATATTTGATTTACTGGGTGAACATTATTCTGCTAATGTTGAATACGGCACTCCTCGTATTCTTTTGTTTTACCCCCGAAAAAACAATATATAAGAATGAAGATTCCACCATTTCTAATGAATTCCTTCGCAAAGAATTGGATTTCACGGATGAACAATATAAACTCATTAATGAATTGGATTCAATCGTCTTGAGAAGGCATCAAACCGTTTTAAAACTACTCTGTCAAAGACGCTATCAGATGTTGAACGAACTGGCAAAGCCCAACCCTTCCTTGGAAGAGCTCAACAAAATAGCCACGTCCGTGGGACATTTGCATAAAGCATTAAAAACACAAACGGCTCGTCATTTACTCAATATAAAAAAGGTATGCACCCCGGAACAATCAAAAAAACTCGAGAAAATGTTCATCGATTTATTGGAGATCAACAAACATTGTGCGGAATGTGCAGAAAAATGCACGGATCAAGAAAAATGTAAAAGATGTCCTAAGTTCCATCATTACAAGAACATAGAATCCGATTCACTAGAAATAAACAGGGATTCTATAAAAAATATTACGAAATAA
- a CDS encoding RNA polymerase sigma factor yields the protein MGEKEMIKAILEGDQKAFKLLVDTYQLMVVNTCHAFVHDRNEAEDIAQDVFIQVFESLGKFRFESKLSTWLYRIAVNRSINHCKSPRGRAIKVDIESWKQQEVAQSVEMPQQQLLEEQEQLELLHRAIDRLPENQRTALILNKYEELSYKEIAEVMGVTLSSVESLLFRAKNNLEKIFNTK from the coding sequence ATGGGCGAGAAAGAGATGATAAAAGCGATACTTGAAGGTGACCAGAAAGCCTTTAAGCTATTGGTTGACACCTATCAGTTGATGGTTGTCAACACTTGTCATGCTTTCGTACACGATCGGAATGAAGCGGAAGATATTGCCCAAGACGTTTTTATCCAAGTCTTTGAATCTCTAGGTAAGTTTAGATTTGAAAGTAAATTATCCACGTGGTTATACCGGATAGCAGTGAACAGGTCTATTAATCACTGCAAATCTCCCAGGGGACGAGCCATAAAAGTCGATATTGAATCATGGAAACAACAAGAGGTGGCACAATCGGTTGAAATGCCACAACAACAGTTATTGGAAGAACAGGAACAACTGGAATTATTACACCGGGCTATCGACCGACTTCCTGAAAATCAACGCACGGCGCTAATTTTAAATAAGTATGAAGAACTTTCATACAAGGAAATTGCAGAGGTCATGGGGGTTACTCTCTCCTCCGTGGAATCACTTCTTTTCCGTGCGAAAAATAATCTTGAGAAAATATTCAACACGAAATAA
- a CDS encoding bifunctional metallophosphatase/5'-nucleotidase: protein MNHDYFKHIFLYIIPLWIILISGCKNIGEKEIVIISTNDIHGRIEQFPKLATFVERIKTKHPNVILVDAGDRFTGNPYVDHAQEKGLPIISLMNDLGYEIGTLGNHEFDFGQKILRARINNASFPIVCANINSSRSELDSIPPYHVIEKDGINLGFIGLVQTGVDQIPSTNPEHLKNLTFDDYLDKVKDYRSLKQQCDVLIGLTHLGIEADSILATQMPELDIIIGGHSHTLLETPKEINNVMIGQTGLKLQYAGLTILKFKKGKLTERSYQSCLIDTITQVDPYIARKVNSFMEQPEFKEVIGATSLPFKSQESIGNIVTDAMRCSAASDLAFYNQGGIRLSELPLGDITLETILSIEPFGNHIVIHELSLADIKALILNHFNQGDHMIDLYVSPGNYTIIQDQQGKGINVIFKDHHGRPLAEKNTYKVALNNYVSIEYDFPDKGKGLHTDISVVNAMVDFIRTNSPLAPTDKRTYLSSVK, encoded by the coding sequence ATGAATCACGATTATTTCAAGCATATATTCTTATACATTATTCCTTTATGGATAATACTCATTTCCGGGTGTAAAAATATCGGGGAAAAAGAGATCGTGATCATATCAACCAATGATATACACGGGAGAATCGAACAATTCCCCAAGTTGGCCACTTTCGTGGAACGCATAAAGACGAAACACCCGAATGTCATTCTAGTGGATGCCGGGGATCGCTTCACGGGCAACCCATACGTGGACCACGCGCAAGAAAAGGGTCTACCCATAATCTCATTAATGAACGATCTGGGTTACGAGATCGGAACGCTAGGAAACCACGAATTCGATTTCGGACAAAAAATCCTTCGTGCCAGAATTAACAATGCATCCTTCCCGATTGTGTGCGCTAACATCAATTCTTCCCGGAGCGAATTAGACAGCATTCCTCCTTATCACGTAATCGAAAAAGATGGCATCAATCTAGGTTTTATTGGCCTTGTACAAACAGGTGTAGACCAAATACCAAGCACGAACCCGGAGCATTTGAAAAATCTTACTTTTGACGATTATCTCGACAAGGTAAAAGATTACAGATCACTCAAGCAACAATGTGACGTGCTGATAGGCCTCACTCACCTCGGGATCGAGGCTGACTCCATTTTAGCGACACAAATGCCGGAACTGGATATCATTATCGGGGGACATTCCCACACGTTACTAGAAACTCCGAAAGAGATAAATAACGTCATGATCGGTCAAACTGGACTCAAGCTGCAATACGCAGGTTTGACCATATTAAAATTCAAAAAGGGCAAGCTCACCGAACGCTCCTATCAATCCTGTTTGATTGATACAATTACACAGGTTGATCCTTACATAGCACGGAAAGTTAACTCTTTCATGGAGCAACCCGAATTTAAAGAAGTCATCGGGGCAACCTCCCTCCCGTTCAAATCTCAAGAAAGTATCGGTAATATCGTGACCGATGCCATGCGATGTTCAGCTGCATCCGACCTTGCCTTTTACAATCAGGGTGGCATTCGTCTTTCCGAACTTCCTCTAGGAGACATCACGCTGGAAACCATCCTCTCCATAGAACCCTTCGGTAACCATATCGTTATTCATGAATTATCCTTGGCTGACATAAAAGCGTTAATACTAAATCATTTCAACCAAGGGGATCATATGATCGACCTATATGTATCACCCGGGAATTACACGATCATCCAGGACCAACAGGGAAAGGGAATAAACGTCATTTTTAAAGACCATCATGGTAGACCACTCGCAGAAAAAAACACCTATAAAGTCGCACTCAATAATTATGTAAGTATTGAATATGATTTTCCAGACAAAGGGAAAGGGCTACATACGGATATTTCCGTAGTAAATGCAATGGTTGACTTTATCCGAACAAATTCCCCTCTCGCTCCAACGGATAAGCGCACTTATCTATCATCCGTTAAATAA
- a CDS encoding YbaK/EbsC family protein yields MSLEQVKQYFDSLGLGQRVHELAQSSATVEEAAVAVGCEPERIAKTMSFLLGEEPILIVTAGDARIDNKKYKEHFHQKAKMIPGELVEQYVGHAPGGVCPFVVPEKTRVFLDVSLKRFEIVYPAAGTSNSAVELSIKELEDCSRSREWIDVCKDWSKE; encoded by the coding sequence ATGTCATTGGAACAAGTAAAACAATATTTTGATAGCTTGGGTTTAGGGCAACGGGTGCATGAATTGGCTCAATCGAGTGCCACCGTGGAAGAAGCGGCTGTTGCCGTGGGATGTGAACCGGAGCGTATTGCTAAAACCATGTCCTTCCTGTTGGGGGAGGAACCAATATTGATCGTTACGGCCGGGGATGCGAGGATTGATAATAAAAAATACAAGGAACATTTTCATCAAAAAGCGAAAATGATACCGGGAGAGTTGGTGGAACAATATGTCGGACACGCGCCCGGGGGAGTTTGCCCTTTTGTTGTTCCGGAGAAAACTCGTGTATTCTTGGATGTTTCGCTCAAACGCTTTGAGATTGTTTACCCGGCTGCGGGGACAAGTAACAGTGCGGTTGAGTTATCTATCAAAGAACTGGAGGATTGTTCCCGTTCCCGGGAGTGGATTGACGTGTGCAA